TCTCACAAGGGGTCAGGACTTTTGGGCTTCGAGAGAGCCGCTACCGAGGGCTGGCCAAGACCCATCAGCAGAACATTTTTGTCGCGCTGGCCATGAATTACAGCCGTCTGGAAGATTGGTTTGCTGGAAATCGTCCTCAGCCCACACGGGTTTCAGCGTTGACGCGTGCTCAGCCCGTCCGGGTGAAGCAAACCCGAAGAAAACCAAATTTAGCCCCTGAAGCCCATCTCAAGTAGAGTTGCTAACATCAGGGATGTTCTTACCTTCAGGACAATGGTTTGGTCCTGTGGGAGCAGCCTTGTTTTCTTCCGCCTGCAGGAGCTTTAAGGCAGTGCCAATGAAGTCGTAGCCCATTTCTGTGAACCGTAAGCGCCCTGATTTACGGTACAACAGAGGTCCTCCCACGGTGCTTTCCAGTTCCTGAATACGTGCTTTGACCAGGGTCGGAGTCAGTCCCAGAGAGGTGGCAGCTTTTCTGTAAGTGCCTTGTGCATAAAGCGCCTCAAAGGCTTCAAGTAGCTGAAGGTCCATGGACTTCATTATAGAAAACCAAATGACAACAGTGTTCTTGAAAAGGCTCTCGGTGTCATCTGGAACGGCGACATCACCTCAGGACCTACAGCCGGTTCAACTGGACGCAGGAGATGAGAAGTTCTGCCGAATTCGCCAACAGAGTCGGTCGAGTTTCCATGCCACCAGGGTGTCTCCTTCCCGTAAATAGTTCAGCGCTTC
The genomic region above belongs to Deinococcus roseus and contains:
- a CDS encoding LysR family transcriptional regulator yields the protein MDLQLLEAFEALYAQGTYRKAATSLGLTPTLVKARIQELESTVGGPLLYRKSGRLRFTEMGYDFIGTALKLLQAEENKAAPTGPNHCPEGKNIPDVSNST